In the Flavobacterium sp. 90 genome, GCCAATAAAGATTATCCTAAACAAGCTGAAGAAGTTGCTACTTTTCTAAGAAATTCAAAAGCATATAATCAAGATACGCCAAAAGAACGAAACCTGGTTCTGGAAGCTACAAAAGGACTTTTTGACGGAACACAAACACTTTATATTCATGCCGATGAAGAAAAACAAATCGTAGATGCTATACAATTAGCCGTTGACAATCAAGTCAAAAAGATTGTTATTGTAGGCGGATTCGAAGCTTATAAATCTGCTGATATTTTACAAAAATATAATGTTGGTGTTCTCCTAAGACGTGTTCACGAATTGCCTACAAGCGACGATCAAGACGTAAATTTACCATATAAAATGGCTAAAATACTTACTGATAAAGGAATTGTTGTTGGTCTTGAAAATAGTGGTGATCATGAACGTATGAGTGTTAGAAACCTTCCGTTTTTAGCAGGAACTTGTGCCGCTTTTGGTTTGGATAAAGAAAAGGCGTTACAACTTATTACTTCAAATACAGCAAAGTTATTAGGTATAGACGATACTTGTGGTACATTAGAAGCTGGAAAAGATGCTACGCTTTTTATCTCAGAAGGCGATGCGCTTGACATGAGAACTAATAAATTGACAAGTGCATTTATTCAGGGAAGAACCATTAATCTGGAAACCTTTCAAACCAAATTGAATGATAAATTCAAAGCAAAATACAACCAGAAATAAACAAACCATTTTTATAAAAAAGGCATCATTTGAAAAATTCATCTGATGCCTTTTTTATTTATAATTCTAATTATTTTGAATGTTTCACTAATTATTTAGACAGAATTACTCTTAAAAATAGAAATATTCTCACGCTTTTTTGTTAACAAATCTTTCAAATATCTCAAAATCTATTTTTTTGATTAACAAATTGTAAATTTTAAGTTCATTTTAACAAATACACGCAAAATTTAGGGGGTCAAATTTAAAAATTAACAAAAATTAACCATTGAACTGTATTTTTTATAGGGGTGTCAATTGATTTTATACTTTTATAAAAAATTTAAAACTAAATAACTATGCGAAAAATTATTTTAAGTGTGATTCTTATCACTATTTTGGTACTAACCTTTATTTCGAACTTTATCCTGACTGACAACCCAATTCCGGCTGAAGCTGTAAAGTTTGATACAGGAGATACAGCTTGGATGATCGTAGCAACTGCATTTGTATTGCTTATGACACCAGGACTAGGATTTTTCTACGGAGGAATGGTAGGTAAGAAAAACGTTATCAGCACCATGCTACAAAGTTTTATGGCAATGGTAATTGTTACTATATTATGGGTTATTGTTGCTTTTGGCTTAGCTTTCGGACCAACTATTGGCGGAATCATTGGAAATCCACTTCCAAATTTATTCTTTCAAGGCGTTGGTACTAGTACTGCCTGGAGTCTTGCACCAACAATTCCTTTCATGTTATTCGCATTATTTCAAGCAAAATTTGCCATCATTACTCCTGCATTAATTACAGGTGCTTTTGCAGAGCGTGTACGTTTCTGGGCTTATTTATTATTCATGGTTTTATTTATATTAATTATATACGCTCCATTAGCACACATGACGTGGCATCCTGATGGATATTTCTTTAAAATGGGAGTTCTAGACTTCGCTGGTGGAACTGTAGTACACATGAGTGCTGGTTGGGCTGCATTAGCAGGAGCGATCTTCTTAGGAAAAAGAAAAGTTCAAAAAGTAAATCCTGCAAGAATCACTTATGTATTATTAGGAACAGGTTTATTATGGTTTGGATGGTTTGGTTTCAACGCAGGTTCTGCTTTAGGATCTAACGGTTTAGCTGTACAGGCTTTAGGAACTACAACTGTTGCTGCTGCCGCTGCTGCAATGGCATGGGTTTTCCTTGATAAAATCATCGGACATAAATTATCTGCACTTGGAGCTTGTATTGGAGCTGTTGTAGGTCTTGTTGCTATTACTCCTGCTGCAGGTTTCGTAAGTATTCCTCATGCTATTTTCATAGGAGCTTTTGCTGCAATCGTTAGTAATATTGTAGTAAGCAAATTCCCTAAAGGAAAAATTGATGATGCATTAGATGTATTTGCTTGTCACGGTGTTGGTGGTATGGTTGGTATGTTGTTGACAGGAGTTTTTGCTTCAAAAGCAATTAACCCAGCTGTTGGAGATAATCAAGGTTTGATTTTCGGAACTCCAACTTTATTTATCAATCAATTAATTGCTTTGGTTGCGGTTTCAATCTTTGCTTTTGTAGGCTCATATATTTTATTCTTTGTTGTAAATAAAATTACGCCACTAAGAGTTACTGAAGAAAAAGAAGAATTAGGATTAGACATCTCTCAACACGGAGAATTCTTATAAGAAATTAAATCCCCCCTTTTGCCTAAATAAAATCCCTCTGAGTTTTAGCTTAGAGGGATTTTTGTTTTCAAGAAGATGTAGTAGAGGAAAGATTATAGAAGCAAGATGTTAGAAGCAAGAATATAGAGTAAAGAAAATAGAATATAGAGATTAGATAATAGATTTTAGAAAATGACTAAATAAAAAAGCACTCTCAGTTTGTTACTAAGAGTGCTTTTTACTTTGAATTAATTTCAACCCTTTATTATAATTTTAGATTTCAGATTGTAGATTTTAGATTTCCGTATAAACTATTGTCTATTTTCTATACTCTAAAATCTATTATCTTGCTTCTTAAAAAGACCTATTTAAAATTCCCAATTCCTTCTTTCAGCCAATGCAAATATTCATCAGCGCTAACATAACTAATCGTAGGTTTTGAACTGTTTAGGTTCTTTCCTTCCAAGTCAGTTATAACATATAAAGGCTGTGTATTTGTTTTATATTTTGAGATCATAAAATCTGTCCATTTATCACCAACCGTAATAATTTTATCACCAGATTTAGTTACAAACTGCTCTTCTATTGGCAATTCACGTTTATCATCTACATAAAGCGAAATCAAAACAACCTCATTTTTTAAGATTGGTAAAATAGTTGGTTCAGACCAAACATTGTTTTCCATTTTTCGGCAATTTACACAAGCATAACCTGTAAAATCAAGCATAATTGGTTTATTGATTGATTTTGCATAAGCTAATCCATCTTCGTAATCATGAAAAACCATAATCCCATGTGGACCTAATTCTGCTCCGTCAGGTAAACCTTTTGCCGATTCTGCACTAACATTTGAATTTGACGAACCACCTACTCCAAACGGACTTTCGCTATATTGTGGTGGTGGTGGAAAAGCACTGATTAATTTCAAAGGCGCTCCCCAAAGTCCAGGAATTAAATATACTGTAAACACAAGCGTAAGCAATCCTAAATACAATCTGCCTACAGAAATATGATGCAACGGACTATCGTGTGGCAATGAAATTTTTCCGAATAAATACAATGTCAGAGCTGCAAAAATGGCGATCCAAATTGCGATAAATACTTCTCTTTCTAAAAAGTGCAATTGAAGCACTAAATCAGCATTTGATAAAAATTTAAACGCTAATGCTAATTCTAAAAATCCTAAAACTACTTTTACTGTATTCAACCATCCACCAGATTTTGGTAATGAATTTAACCATCCCGGGAACATTGCAAACAACATAAAAGGTAAGGCTAATGCCAATGAGAATCCTAACATTCCAACTATCGGAGCGATTCCACCGTTTGAAGCTGCTTCAACTAATAATGTTCCAACGATTGGTCCTGTACAAGAAAAAGATACAATTGCCAAAGCCAAAGCCATAAACAATATCCCAACTAATCCGCCTCTGTCTGCTTGTTGATCTGCTTTGTTTGCCCATGAATTTGGTAACATAATTTCGAAAGCTCCCAAAAACGAAGTAGCAAAAATGATCAATATCACGAAGAAAATTAAGTTAAACCAAACATCTGTAGACAAAGCATTTAATGCATCTGCACCAAATACTTTAGTAACAATTAAACCTAGAACAACATAAATAGCAATTATTGAAAAACCATAAATAATAGCATTTCTAATTCCTTTTGCCCTGCTTTTACTTTGTTTCGTAAAGAAACTTACCGTCATTGGAATCATCGGGAACACACAAGGCGTCAACAATGCAGCAAATCCCGAAATAAACGCTACGAAAAAGATCGACCATAAACTTCTTGTTGGAGCTGGTGCAGGAATTTCTTCTTTTGCCGGAGCTTCAGCAACTTC is a window encoding:
- a CDS encoding ammonium transporter; amino-acid sequence: MRKIILSVILITILVLTFISNFILTDNPIPAEAVKFDTGDTAWMIVATAFVLLMTPGLGFFYGGMVGKKNVISTMLQSFMAMVIVTILWVIVAFGLAFGPTIGGIIGNPLPNLFFQGVGTSTAWSLAPTIPFMLFALFQAKFAIITPALITGAFAERVRFWAYLLFMVLFILIIYAPLAHMTWHPDGYFFKMGVLDFAGGTVVHMSAGWAALAGAIFLGKRKVQKVNPARITYVLLGTGLLWFGWFGFNAGSALGSNGLAVQALGTTTVAAAAAAMAWVFLDKIIGHKLSALGACIGAVVGLVAITPAAGFVSIPHAIFIGAFAAIVSNIVVSKFPKGKIDDALDVFACHGVGGMVGMLLTGVFASKAINPAVGDNQGLIFGTPTLFINQLIALVAVSIFAFVGSYILFFVVNKITPLRVTEEKEELGLDISQHGEFL
- a CDS encoding cytochrome c biogenesis protein CcdA, with amino-acid sequence MKFNQYHQTIMPKNTWTKHILFLLLFLFAFAKGNAQILEPVKWTSKIEKKSGNNAVLVFDGTIEKDWHMYSQFTPEGGPLALEITFKNQKGNYELVGKAKEGKTKTAFNDVFGVNETFFEGKAHIEQEIKIINPNLKTVDVDFDFQVCKEVCINSNKKFSIAIPSTFKMDAVATVAESKLDETKVTGLAVDTVKPVVETAKTETSKTEVAEAPAKEEIPAPAPTRSLWSIFFVAFISGFAALLTPCVFPMIPMTVSFFTKQSKSRAKGIRNAIIYGFSIIAIYVVLGLIVTKVFGADALNALSTDVWFNLIFFVILIIFATSFLGAFEIMLPNSWANKADQQADRGGLVGILFMALALAIVSFSCTGPIVGTLLVEAASNGGIAPIVGMLGFSLALALPFMLFAMFPGWLNSLPKSGGWLNTVKVVLGFLELALAFKFLSNADLVLQLHFLEREVFIAIWIAIFAALTLYLFGKISLPHDSPLHHISVGRLYLGLLTLVFTVYLIPGLWGAPLKLISAFPPPPQYSESPFGVGGSSNSNVSAESAKGLPDGAELGPHGIMVFHDYEDGLAYAKSINKPIMLDFTGYACVNCRKMENNVWSEPTILPILKNEVVLISLYVDDKRELPIEEQFVTKSGDKIITVGDKWTDFMISKYKTNTQPLYVITDLEGKNLNSSKPTISYVSADEYLHWLKEGIGNFK
- a CDS encoding amidohydrolase family protein, with the translated sequence MINKNIYIILLLFCASVHIKAQQIPAPKQSKSVLILNATAHLGNGTVIQNSAIGFKDGKITLVADATTIRLAANAYDTTINASGKHVYPGFIVPNATLGLVEIDAVKSSDDQEEIGSFNPNVRSIIAYNSESKVVETVRPNGVLIAQVTPRGGRISGSSSVVQLDAWSWSDAIIKENDGIHLNFPSGFRRSGTWYEPGIIEANKDYPKQAEEVATFLRNSKAYNQDTPKERNLVLEATKGLFDGTQTLYIHADEEKQIVDAIQLAVDNQVKKIVIVGGFEAYKSADILQKYNVGVLLRRVHELPTSDDQDVNLPYKMAKILTDKGIVVGLENSGDHERMSVRNLPFLAGTCAAFGLDKEKALQLITSNTAKLLGIDDTCGTLEAGKDATLFISEGDALDMRTNKLTSAFIQGRTINLETFQTKLNDKFKAKYNQK